The stretch of DNA GCCTGGTATCTCTGATAATTTTAAACCTATTACTTTACGTGTATTATATGTCAAAATTTATATAATCACCAAACAACAGAGAATCCCAATCTTCTTATCCTACATGAAAGGATATGAATAAAAATCATGTTCTTTATTGACGAGTTTTTTTTCCTCCAAATTTTAGCAATTCTGTCAATTATGTTGAAAGCAATTAAAGATAGACAGAGATTGTAACGATTTCAATAATGATCAAGCAATATATGCTAGCAAGTCACATGGCGGATACTGTAAATAAAAGAAGGTGTTGTGAGGGATTGCTCAATATTTCTTTTCTGAAACTTCTAGAAAAAATTAATTCCAATTTGACATGATTACCCCGtagttttttgtaaattcataCACCAATCTATCAACCGATTTGGATAATAAGACCTAGTATTATTAGCAAATGAAATTTATTGTCTCATGTCTTGATAATGAAGTCTTGAAAAAATATGGAAcaccttttatttataaaaagtgcGCGGAATGAAAAAATCGACAGTATTTCAAATTCAATTGTCAGACAATTCTTTATTCTAGTTATTTCTTTAGATGAGGAATCTTTTTAATTAAGAGACACATCTCATAGCAAATTAATAAACAGACAATACTGCTGCATTTGAAATCTATACGAATCAATTTCTTGGCTGCTTCAAATGCAATAACTACTAATACTTCTGTCAAGACTTTTAGGTCAATGtcttttaaaatgtcaatttaacAATCGGGGGTTACGAACCATGTTTTTTGTCCTTGCTTACGAAATCGTAAAATAATACGGAAAACTTTTAATTTACAATAAGTGCACGGAATGTAAATATCGAcagtacagtggagatcacttctaacctctcattataACTGTctgaataatctgtcatagaactgttcttaACTGTCATAGAACAGTTCTACTCTACCCTacaactgttctaagtagaacggTCAGTaccagttctaggtagaactgaccaaatcagttctaggtagaactttcagcagaactgaccaaatcaggtctaaccgtagaactgtcagcagatctgtctaaaactgttctagtcATAGAACTGACCAAACCTGTCAAGTTTGTAGGACAGTTATAAATGACGTCACTGGACATTTTCCATAACGAAAAATGTTAAACCAGTGCTGTGATgagaatttttaaatatatattatgtacttttgaaatatttatatttacgaCAAACAGTTCTTAAAACTGTTCTATGGaaagaactgactaaatcaattctagccaTACTGACCAATTCAGCCCtaatcgtagaactgttctagtcgtagaaTGGTTATAGCCGTAAaactgttctagtcgtagaactgaGATTTGGTCAGGTCTATGTAGAAATGtataaaactgttctagggtagaactgtcatgATCAGCTCTAGGAAGAATTGACCAAATAAGTTCCAGGTTAGAACTgctctagctagaactgtcttaGATGTGACAAgatgacagttctacatactgtctGTGAACAGTTCTCCAAACAGATTCTGACAGACTAGATTataggttagaagtgatctccactgtctATCAAATTTAATTGTCAGACGATTCTTTGATctagttatttcttttttttatgatttttttttaattaagagaCACATCTTAAAGCAAATTGATAAACAGATAATACTGCTGCATTTGAAATCTATATAGATCAATTCCTTGACTGCTACAAATGCAATAACTATTAATTCTTCTGTAAAGACTTCTAAGTCAATGTCTTTTAAAACTTCAATTTAAGAATCGGGGGTTATGAACGAACATGCTTTTTGTTAAAGTACACTGAAAGTAAAGAAATCACAGACTGATTGAATTGGGTATAGTCAAATGAACAAAAGTCCAAAACAACAGACATTGACCTATCATATCTAACATAATAACCCGTCTGTGctttgaaaacattaaaaaagaatTACATGTACATAACGACACTTAATTTTTTGATAGTTTAATCCTGAGATTTCAAGTTTTCAATGCATTTGTGGCATGCTGActaaaacttttataaaatattgttgtACCCTCAAAAAATGTATTCTGGCAACATGCCCATAAAAGGGGAAAGGGGAAAAGGGGGCTAGAAAAATACAACCgtctatcttaaaaaaaaaaacaccactacAATACTCAAAGTAAAATCGTATATATGTTGCACGAAAAACACGCGTTCTTTGTATCATTGATAATTATTCTTTTACGGAATCAGATAGCTTCTTGGTAAGTTAATCTTATTAATACATTTAGGCACATTTAGATAGTTTCAGTCaagaaaatatataacaaattcaaaaaattgttaaacataAACAGCTTACATTATACTGGTGTACTTGTAGAGAGAATGCAACCATCAATGTTTTGGCTGGACAAAGTGCTTCCACAGTCCAGACTCCCCATACCTGCTGACCAGAACTTGCTGTATCACCACAACGAACACCTCCTCTACTCCCACAGATTATTTCGATAGCATTCAATTCTGAACTATCTGCATGTGGCGGTTCAATCTGTaagtaataaaataataagaggcaattattttttttaccttcttTACACTCTctcatcccatatggaatttattgacccgtaaatatatatatatatcgtattatttcactagcacactgtgtaactaataataatatgtatgcatacatgtatagGATATGCTGATTTAACGTACGGATATACATGTATCCATATTTTCTAATTCTTATCAATCTTGCAGCATATCAAGGCAGATGGAagaaatatcatgaatatataataGTTGATTTGGGGCGATTTGAGGAGATCTAGATTGGTGATGAAAAAGGTCAACTATGTACACGGGCAACCGTATCCAATTCATATATCACGAAACCAGCTAGGAATCATATATCATCTCAATAAACATATCCTTGTGATAACACAAAGTCTTCTGTTTAACCCTCTATGTCGCCTCACCCTTTATTGAtcatttcattatatatttttcatggtgtatttgttttttaaaattactaagcttcaatttttgaaaaaaaataaatggatttaaATAAACTTTAAGTGATATTAACGCTTGGTTTCCTCTGTTTTATCGAAATTGGCTTTAGAAGCTGCTGTAAAACTACCCaaagaataaaaagaaacaatAGCGCGGACTACATAGATCCAACCCTTCATTCCTCCTGCCAAATAAAAAGAAAGGTTAATCATTTGTTTTCCGCTTTTAAACTTCTCAACGTTAATACATATTCATATAATTTGTTTATCTATAAATAAAACCGTCCGTTCCACCACACCATGTAGTGTGTTCTTTCTTTTTACGTCGACCAAAACCCGTAATATATAGAAGCCAACGAAAAATATACATACTTTCATTTTGTAACCAATTGCATAATGACCTTTCGTACAAAATTCTTGGTATGTCCAATCCCCAAAAGTTCCACCATTTGTAACAGACAATGTATAAGTATAGTCTGAAAAACATAAGTTATGCGGTTGAATGGTATTATAAAAAGGATTAACGTTACAGCAAACTAAAATGCACAAATAAAATACCTATAAaattttacagtatatatataacaattaaaagGTATCTGAATGTGCAATATCATAAATTGACAATAGCAGCAGCAACTCCTCCCTAGAaacatatccccccccccccccccaaaaaaaaagaaaaacacacaccaaaaaacaacaacaaaaccaaaACAAATTACACGACACATAAAAAAAGTCAGCTCTAAAACGTTTCAAGTATCAGTTAGGCAGCAATTTACAATTTTTTGCAATTGCTAGCAAATAACCCCGAAACAAAACAATGACATACAATcgtagaaataaataaaacaacttcGAAATCGAATATATTAATAATTACTTTACTTTATGATATTTATTATATTAGTAATTATACAAGAGTGTTAATAAGGttcacaaaatagaaaacaaatggtCAAACAATAAGAAAAGACCAATTGTGGCCTAGTATTACTTCAATTGGCCCTCTACCCTAAAGATAGACTTAGAAGGCACACTTCTGTGACTTGTCTTTCATATttactaatgtgctttgtctatacgCATTTTTGTGTTTCCttttacatatgacgtggctctgtacttaaacatcccgtcattgtgtaatTGAGCTATGGcaaatgtttgaattattttctttcattttggatgatttgtttatatacattttgtgcttctttgttacatatttgtttgtttttgtagtgatGGAGATTTAATCACAATGTTGACCGCTGTACccgtatttttgacatttatacctattttgtctgatttgttttgttcacacatcaaaTTGAATGTcgatcaatataatggaattttatgcaactgtcatacaagtgagaggtttagataaCAAAGTTAATTCCATCATTTACTGCGTAAcaaaatgcctgtatcaattaagttaggaatatgacagttgttatccattcgtttgatatgattgagcttttgatgttgccatttgattaaggactttccgtttttaattttccttggagatcagtatttttgtgattttgctttttagtTATTCTCCCTGATGTTAATTCACTATGAGTTTTTTGGGGGTAAGATCGGAAAACAGAATGATTTCCAAATGTACTTTCCGCCAATACTCTATCGTGATGGGTTAATGCGTATtactttcttcttttttatataatttatatattttccttCATCATTGGAGCACACTCAGCAAAATGTGTCTTCAAAACGGTAACGAATAAAATCGTATGCACAATAAAtgaatcaaaattgaaaaacagtATACAGAGTCTCCACCATAACAGTTGCGAATGCACACATATAATTACACGAATGAACAAACATTACATAATATTAATTTACACATGTTTCTCAAATGAGTTCAATTCCTCCATGATCATACAAAATCACGATTTGAGTAATTTAAATATAGCACACAAgttgaggtcaaggtgaattccgagtattgtctgatcgggtaaagtccgagaaactcggagaaaaatttaaagtaaattaacaagatggaggaaaataaatcgttttatatatttctttcgccaaattctttcgcaaatgacgaatttttatcgccacaatttttattttttcgcaaattgcgaaaatggcgaccgtcAGCGGAAACCCTGCACACAACCCTACATTTCTAACTTGTAATTTATAGGGATATAGTATCTATTTTTCATAGGCGACAATATTGACATTGTGTAAATTGACCACTTTTCAAATAAGTACTTTTAAATTGTTATCATGTTTCAAAATTTGGAATCTAATGGTAGCAAGAACATCTTCGAACAGAGCTTGTTTGAGGTAACCATGCCACCCCgtcatttaacaaaaaacaaaatgaaaatttagCCTTCCCAAAGTTTTCTTCAGAACGTATTTCAACGTGTTTCAAAATTCATATGGCAAATAAACATAATGCTGTCAttcataaataaatgaaaatatgcaGTTAGATGTAAATTTGTATATTAACCTTACAGCCAACACAGCGCATcaaagttgacttccttcacctgccttgaaCACGCAAGGTCAACCTAAAGCCGGGGAAACTTAATACTACTCAGTACTTATTTCCCTATAATGCTAGACATGCAGTACTGCAAATTTACATCTAAATGCATCCAAACCATACATGATAAACTACAAAAATcaaagacattatttgtcgaacgCAAATTTGTTGCATGTTAGAGTGGGATGGCGGTGACCGGTAACTCTTACAGCTTTTGAAGGCTGGGGAAGATTTCTTTCAAGATTTAAGGATGGTTTTCAGATAACAGGTGGCAGTAGACTGACAAAGTGATCATTACTATATAACCCCACATTTGCTTCAGATGTAATAAAATGAACAAGGAATGATCAATGATAGACAAAGAGGCAGACATAACCcttcatatttatttaaaaacttagGATAGATAACAAGTAGCAAATATGGGCCCCGATACAAATCCAGACAAACAATAAAGTTTCATCAGTGATTAGCGATATCTGCTCTACTTCGAAATCCTCACGGAAAAGTCAGATAGTAAGCCATCAAGGAAAAAAATAGCATGTAGAGAAATCTGTCCACTTACTCACTGGGGGATTTCATCAGATGACTATTGCGAATACTGTAAATCAAGTCTATACTGTAGATAAACTAATACCTTTTCAGTCACATACCCAAAATGTCGAGATtttgtagtacatgtagtaaattaaagattttaagtgGTATGATTTGTAGTTGCTTCACGTGTAGATCTTAAAGGATTTACCATGGTTAAAACATGCATGTATGAGAATAAGTCATTAAGAACAGTTTATCTGTTTACGAAAGATAATACAGCACATGCTTGACTTACCGCTAAATTTACGACTGGTTTGAAGAAGGTCTGAACCAGAAACGGTGCTCAAGTCCGTATGACAGCATCCAGAGGGTTCCAGTTTACACTCTCCGCTCAATGTTACATAAGTTATCTCACAGCAGTAATCACTGTTTTTCACACAAAATGTTGCACATTGGCTTTTAGACATATTCCCTATAACTTCGAGATCCGCTGAccttatttccttatttttatctACTCGGAAGGATTCCTTACGCGTTTGATATTTTCCTACAGCAAACTTCGTATTTTGAAAAAGGAAACTCAATTTTAAAGCGATTTCATAAATTTCCATGACTGTCTCAAACCATGGACAtttaatttaacaataaatattgaaACCAATAGATTTTAATCAATTCGATAAACTTACATTATTATatccaggggcgtagctgccgttaggcactttaggcacgtgcctacacataattttttcacaaatattttttttagtaaaaaaaataataaacaacgttatctGTAGATGAAAGCCGATGAAGTATTCAAAACTCTTTtattatcgaatgtcatgtgtacactcgtctctcgtccttagtgaatgtaatattggatagaattcgaatgtttttacgattttaacttatatagaaactataaactagaactttggttcagatcattttacttctatcaacaaaaacttgaatgaacctcaacttagacacatgagttttttaattagtcgttgttagttttcaactagcttaccacttgtcttcacccgacttgccaatgttggtcgtccgtttggctgtgcaggat from Mytilus galloprovincialis chromosome 2, xbMytGall1.hap1.1, whole genome shotgun sequence encodes:
- the LOC143063773 gene encoding vitelline membrane outer layer protein 1 homolog isoform X1, with translation MEIYEIALKLSFLFQNTKFAVGKYQTRKESFRVDKNKEIRSADLEVIGNMSKSQCATFCVKNSDYCCEITYVTLSGECKLEPSGCCHTDLSTVSGSDLLQTSRKFSDYTYTLSVTNGGTFGDWTYQEFCTKGHYAIGYKMKIEPPHADSSELNAIEIICGSRGGVRCGDTASSGQQVWGVWTVEALCPAKTLMVAFSLQVHQYNGESDNTGANYVKFKCRFFKDGGSDSDLSYTPGYGPYGTYGEWSDACPDNSAICGIQTKIQSYQGGGADDTALNDVKFFCCE